The DNA region tctactccccctccttttttaaacatccaaacaggccagtAATTCATGAAAAAATAGAATGTCTCCTTGTCTCCACCGTTCTCTCAGGCTTTTAGGGTTTTCTGCCATCGGCAAAAACTTTAATATTTTCCTAAAGAATCCGTATAAACTACAAAACTCTCATAGATTGGCCGAGGAAGACCTGAATAACATGATCTCTGGACCCATGTGCCGGATGTACACAATGACAAGCATCAGattatgataatttttcttttttataatcaGCATCAGATTAAGATATGGACATGAATGGTGGAACCATAGTCTTGAAAtcatgtgaaaatatttttaatcataCTTTAATTGTCATATATGAGCAAAACCCTTCAAactccatatatatatttttattggatgtgaattttaaaaatttaattgttaaattgCATGCTCGTATTATATCTTCTATTCTTGCAAAAATTCAAGAttattaaagattaataattatgtcattaattaaatgtataaatttcaaatttttgtcgtctaaaattaagtataaaaaataagtgttttgatcgaatagtaaataatattcgatttaAACGAAATTTAACACacatattaaaaacataaagaatatgtaatctaacaattagatttttaaaattcactttcaataaaaaaaaaaatgagagaaatttgaatgatttctttcaaattaatttggagagaaactttgtccCATTAAGAgcttgaaagagagagagagagagatgacacATGGACGTTGGAATACAGCAATGCTAGATGTAGTCTCTGTTTGTCACCACtttgattgattaattagaACTTAGAATAGTGAGAGTATAATTAGCAAACAACTGGTGGTGGAACCAGCATATGCCAAGTGTACATTGACGCAGATGGGATAACATGTTATTGCCACTAGTGTGACAATAATTGGCCCCTACCACCTAAGCATACTTTATTCTTTGTTCTTAATTTTGGGTTTTCTAATGTAATCAGAGTTTGTCCTAAGCCAAGTGTaaagttttcaaatttcaatattatttttaaaggaaggattaattaaaaaattatacaacccccaaaaaaaaaaaaaaatgaagcccTTTGAATGATCAAAAGAGATGGTGTTAGGTGGTTAGAGTGATTGGATGCAAATGCATGGGATTCAACAGGTTTTTACCTATTTGACAGGGAAGAGTTTATTTATTAGATAGTGACAAAAACCTACTATTCAACGTTACTACTTAAATTCAACCATCAAGATTTACATATTTGACTCTAGTAGCAGAGAACATGGCTTCTCCATgactactttatttttttagagtcTTCTCCTTGACTTCTTGGATCTTACTGGCTTTAActatcactatttttttttttaatggaaggTTTAACTAacaccttttttattattattattatagaaggTTTAACTATCACTTTGATCGTAAGCAAAAACAAGAGGTCcatattgttttattaatttgaatatattcTAATTGTTTCCTTTCATTAAAATTGGTTTGGAGGTGCTTACCACTAAATATTCTTAAATAAAGATTGGATATATGCTTATTTGAGTCTGAGAGGCTCTACATCTTTGGATTTAACATTTACTTTGAGGAATCAAGAAAGATTACAGTGCATGCCTAGCTTACTTTTGAGATTGTCTGAGAACATGCTATGAGTGTAGTTTCCTCCAAATAAAGAActtaaacaataacaaaattaacGATAAGTTTGGCATCAAAATCAATACTTGTCTATGCACATTCTCTAACTTGTTGGTCTCTTGTAAATTTCCTGATTTACTCTTTTGATTTTGAACGTGGCCCtccttattttgtttaaaattattaggAATGAGCACCAGGACCCCTTCAGAGTTGGGTTCTCCTCTGTCCCTTATTTTGGTTCTtgctgttttgtttttgtttttctgttctgtttttttttttttttttaatatgtaaagCGGCAgatattttaattaaagaaaatcaGAGGATATACAATGGGTGAGGGGCGGAGCtagggggggtgggggggagggGTCGAGGCCCTGCCCAAAAAATACCCTTAGTTATTATAGCTAATACTTATTAAATAACCCTgcctactttttatttttgggtttattaAATGACACTTTGTTTCATTGATCTTGAAACAGAGCACAAGTTCTAAACAAATCATTGAGGAACCATAAGTCCTCCACTAGCATGTTTTGCactgaattttttaatttgtccctactatattataatttgaacctTTTATGGGTCCACATTAaccaaaatgataaaaattcacATATATTACACTCAGTATTTATCTAACTACTAATAGTTTCATTCAGAACTTGAgttttaactctaaaaaaaattcaaaatagatCATTCATGAGAGAAATAATTCAATAGATAAATACGATATTATGAATAAGCCttttttgtagaattttttttgtataattaaattaaatatcacTTAGTATTTAAATgaatagcttttaatttttcaaattggtctcaaatattatatattcacATAATGTGTGTAAGTGCGTgtacaatatataaattttgcccTCCCTCAACTCAAATCCTGGCTCCGCCACTCATTGAGCCATGGTGGAGAACTATCCAACTAAGTCTCAGAAATGATTTAGAGTTACAAGCATAATTTGCTAGAGACATTTAGCAATCTGATTACAACTTTTTGGAACATGGTGGAATTCACAGGGTCTAAAACAGTAGCTGTGTCATGGATTTCAAATAAAGTGCGAGCACATGTGGTAGCAACTCTTTCCTCCGAGAAAAACAAGTTGATCAATGATTTGAAATGGCCTCTGGGTttagtttttcttgtttgggtAATAAAATTCTTagcttttcaaaaaagaaaaaaaaatcaattaataactTCATTCTAGCACAATAGGCCTTAATGCAAGGATGTTAAGGGGCTGCTATTTAGGCTTAATTAGAATTGATAAAGGGAAATGAGAGTTGcttagaataagaaaaaaacgTGTGACAAAAGTCACAAAACCTTCTTAAGAAAAATCCATTTCTTGAAAATAGCACTAGGCTAATCTGTGTAGATGTATTAAGAAATTGATCACAAAGTAACTACAATATGGTACTTATACTAGTTGTTTGGCATTGGTAGTCTTCTAGTTCTAGATGCTTACAAGTGTCTAAGTTCTATTAGTTAATGCTTAAACAATCATCTAACTAATTAGTTACCAGAGGATTAGGATGCAATTACTTAAAATTCTCTATATCAAGCCTCCAGTTACGCATTGAAGTTCATGGAAATGTTGAGACAACGACAACTAAATATAGTCCCCTAAACTTCAACATAGTCTTGACCTAATCCGAATCATCAAAATGTGAGAGGATGAATGCTGGTGAATTTGGTAGTACTGATCCCAAACTATTGCTTTAGAAAATGAGCAAACTCACGATGTGCTTTAGGAAAGTTTCTGTTAATGTCATAAGGTTTTCAGGGTAGTCCATGCTTTTGCTGGGCTCTCATAAGAGATGGAGGGTCCTCTCCCTTGGTTTGAAGAGTACTCTCCAATTCTTTTTCTCATTGTTCTTGACAGGCTTAGGATTTTAAGTTAGGAGGGCcaaaatataaaccaaaaaaaaaaacaaaaaacaaaaaaaaaaacttcaaataaatatatatatatatagtattaacaaactattaacgaaaacaaatacataaaattattgttttttaatacattAGAATGCATTTAtttaccaacaaaaataaaagacacaAAACACcattggtttttatttggttaattttttgttaataaattgaaatttgttAATTGTTGGAGAACAAAATCATAGTACAAACTAGTTTGAACAACCCAACATGCATATAGATTAAGTTATTTggataaaaatttgttaattgttGGAGAACAAAATCATAGTACAAACTAATTTGAAAAACCCAACATGCATATAGATTAAGTTATTTGgataaaaatttgtcatttgCATGTGACTACTCTCCAAAATTGTCAATGGTCAATCACGAAGACTATAATCGTGACCCTTGAGGCAGCACAAAAACGAAACATGAGCTATAGACGTGACAAGGAAACAATACCAAGTCTCCAACAGCTAGGCAAGATTGGGTTTGTAACGTGTACTAAGCTTAAAGCTAGTACCATGAATCAACACTCACTAGTTTCAGCCCAAGCCTGAACAATGTGCCTATACCGGACCAACTTTTGAAAATAGAATTGGAGGCATGGGCTCAGCCCAGCTCATTAGCTACTTTTACTCCACGGTCCCTAAGTAGAAAGGTTTCTAATTCTTTCACTATCTCACGGTCCATGAAATATTTACAGAATCCAAGGTCCAGGATTTGATTAGTAAAGTATTTTCTGCTCAAACAAGAAATCTGGGTCCGATTCCTGCTTcaactaaaaactaattactaaTTATTGTCTCGGCATGATGAGGCCTAATCACTTGAGATAATGGGGGAAGTAGGCAAATTTGCAATAAGTTAACTCATTCCTTTAAgtactttttttgaaaaaaagccGAGTGGTCTTTCACCTTgcaataatataattaaatttatgacaTCATAAAGTATTCCaaattttaaatgcaaaattagtgtattttatttgaaatttcaataatatattaattaaaaataatatttcatttaaaatgagGAGCATCCTTATTTGTTCTGCACGGTAGAGCGTCTCTTAAACCCTTGCAAGCAAAAAAGGACAAGCCCAATGACCATCACCTGAGAAGAGTGCAGTATAAACCGTAAGGTCAATAGATTGGtgaagaatttttaattttaatttaatgaatgacatttttattcaacaaaTCTAGTAGTACAACAAACGTGTGCAAACACTTGACAACTAAAGGTACACTAACATAAcaattcacaatttttaatttttaatttttagtttttagtttttaatttttccttttaatttaatgaatgaCAATTTTATTCACCAAATCTAGTAGTACAGCAaaggtgtgcaaacacttgACAACTAAGTATCCATTTGGATACTGCTAAAATGCAGTATGTCTgcgtttcagtttttttttattgagaagtgCGTTTCAGTGCTATTCAGTGGATTTGTGCACTATTCACAGGactcacaaacctctttttttagcaacattttcattaaaataggTCCCACAGtattattcacatatttaaaaattattttgatagagtgttttcaattttcagcgaTATCGAAACGGACcctaaaaatacaaatacaatagCACAACAAAAATGAACTTGACAATTTTAAACACTTGACAATTGACACTGTTAAAAGAAGCCCATTTGTCTCACTCGAAGAGGCAAAAATGAACTTGTTTCTTTTGGTACCTTTAATTCTTCTCATCATGGAGAAAATGAACAGAGACATATTGCTagattttttttgcaaaataagggAAAAAGCCTAATTTCCCTTCATCATGTATCTCATGTTGTTACTTTGAACTTGTCTGGTCTGCTACTATTGTTTTGTGTGGCCCTAAGCATCCTTTTCCTTTTATCATATGCCCTAattaccaaccaaaaaaaattatgaatttttttttctttttcatttttttgtggTCTGGAATTTCATAGTGTTAAAGATATTAATCTATATTAATGTAGCTTGCACTATGACTATGGGTAGGATTTGTATTATTTGCTATACATGTGGGTTAGGGACTGATGGGCCAACATTGAGTTTGAACATCTTGGGatccataatctcttaacgCATAGGATgataattttgtataaaaaaagtgttacgtccataatattttcacaacaaattagaattgataagttgttattggttctaatttgaacctataatTGAAATTACGTTTTTACTCACATCCAAAAACAACCTGTCACTTTgcataaaaacatgaaaatttccattcttaaaaaagaaagaaaaaaaaaacataaaattcgGAGCAGCTAAACAAACCCTTTTATTTCATAACAAGAAAGTAACAATTTTAGAGTGACAACActtttcacaaaatattcaaTAGCGTGTGAATGGTAAATGATAAATTAAAAACCGATTAAattaattgttataaaaaacATGGCGAAAATTATTCTCTCTGTGACATTAGTCTTTCTAATCTTCATTCCACTGCATATACTATTGCACTATAGAAAAACATATTTCCCAGTGCCATTTCCCATTTGACCGACCATGCCAGGTTCATGCTCATGCTATAGCACAATGCTATACACCGAAAACATTGAAAAACCCTCCCAAGGTTTAGGGATTTTCCCTTACttctgttctttcttttcagggAACCAAACAGAGAATgcacttttatgagaaaagaaactcatATATGAATCGTAAAGAAGTACCCACCAGCTTTTACCTTTCATAGAATCCattctaaaagttttttttcttcattaatgaAGGTAAAGCTCTTTCCTTTCTCACATTTTCCAGGAAGGAGATTGAAAGGATTGTCCATCATTTATTTTCTCAGGAACCAAGCAGAGGATAGGGTTGAAGAGTcaagaaaaatgataatataagCTGGTGCCAGGTAGCCATCCATCATCTTCCGTAAGAATCCCTCAAAGTTCTTGATCATCAAAGTGATAATTGTTAAGAATGTGAAGTGAGAGAAAAAGACTAAATAGTCTGTATATTCTGTGTAAACAATAATGTACAATAGAGAGTCTTATATAGGCTAGGTATGTGTGTAatacaagtaatatgagtaaACTACAAGTACAGTATACTGGGCCAAGCCCAATAGGCTAATCTAGTCTAAGCTATACACtaacatcccccctcaaactcgAGGTGGCAAGGAGGAAGCCAACTGGAGTTTGGATATAAGATCTCGAAGACGACTAAGCGGGTGagtcttggtgaagatatcagcAGAGGAGATGGAGAACAACTGGAGATTGCCTTTCTTGAGATGCTAGCAAGTGATGTGGCAATCAATCTCAATGTGCTTGGTGCACTtatggaagacatcattatgagcaaCGTAGATGGCACTAcgattgtcacaataaagaggagtgaCAGTGGGTTGTGGAGCATCCATGTCAGCCAAGAGTCAACGAAGCTAAACAAGCTCGCAGGTGGTGTCGGCAAGGGCAtgatactcagcctcattacTGGAACGGAAAACCACATCCTGCTTCTTGCTACGCCATGAGACAAGGGAAGTACCCAACAGGAAACAGAAACCTGTAATAAAGCATCAATCAGTCAGATCACCTACCCAGTCTGCATCTGAATAAGCATGAAGCTCGAGAGAAGACCGAAAGGAGTAATGGTGACTATGATAAAGTGTGCCTTTGACATATCGGAGAATCTGAAGAACTGCAGCATAGTGTGGATAGAACGAGGGGCATCCATGAACTTACTAACCATACCCACGGTATGTGAGATATCCGGATgagtaacagtgagatagaTCAGACTACCAACCAATTGACGATAACAAGTAGTATCAGATATAGGTTCACCATCTAAAGGTGTGAGCTTTGCATTGTATTCCAAGGGAGTGGAAACAGTCTTGTTGTCGGTGATGCCGGCTTTGGAGAGAAGATTAGAAGCATATTTAGCTTGGGAAAGATAGTATCCATTAGAGGATGAGGTAACCTCAAGCCCAAGAAAATAGCTGAGAGTGCCCagatcttttatctcaaaatgCTGACTAAGGAAATGCTGAAGAGAGCGGATACCTACAGAATCATCTCCAGtaataatcatatcatcaacataaagaagaataagagtgATACCAGCAGAGAATCTTCAGACAAAAAGAGCAGTGTCATGAGGACTCAAAGTGAAACCCTGCTGAGTAACAACTGAGCTAAACTTCTCAAACCAAGCTCAAGGAGCCTGCTTAAGGCCATAAAGAGCACGACAAAAGTGACAAACTTGACTTCCTGAGTGTGGATAGCCAAGGGGCGGTTGCATGTACACTTCTTCTTGAAGGTCTCCATTGAGGAAAGCattcttcacatccatttgataaagaGGTCAATGGTGAACAGCAGCCACAGCAATGAGACATCTGACAGATGTAAGGCGAGCAACATGAGCAAATGTTTTCTCATAGTCAATGTTTCCCCATAGTCAATGCCATACTCCTGAGTAAAGCCCTTGGCAACGAGGCGAGCCTTGTATCGTTCAACAGATCCATCAACCTTGGTCTTGATCTTGTAAACCCACCTACAACCTATTACAGACTAACCAGGAGGCAAATCAACCATATCCCAAGTGTGATTTTTATGAAGAGCGTCTAGTTCTTCGTTCATAGCTTGCTGCCAAAGAGGGTCAGTATGGGTCTCATGATTGGTGTGAGGTTCATAGAGGGTGGCAAGAGCAAAAGAGCAGTGATAATCAGTGAGATAAGGGGGAGGAATGCTTACCTGGGTGGAACGACGAAGTTCAGGATCAACAGGTAACTCAGGAAAGGGTGGTGCCACAGGATCCAAGACAGGCGGGTCATGTGCCGGGGACAGAACCGGAGATGAGTCATCTGGAAAGGCAGCCAATGTCGAAGAATCCTCCATAAGTTCAGGATAGAGAGGGAGGAAAAGATCAGTAAAAATGGGAGACTCTGAGGAAGAGGATGCAGGAAACTGCTGAAGACTCGTGAAAGGACgatgttctcaaaactcaacaTGACGGGAGACACGAAGCCGATGAGAAATGGGATCATAGCAGTGAAACCCCTTTTGAGAGAcaccataaccaaggaaacaatAGAGACGAGCACAAGGCTGGAGCTTTGTTCGTTcatgaggaggaagagagacaaaGCAAGCACAACCAAAAACCCGAAGAGAGGAGTAGTCAGGGGTTTGATTGTAGAGAAGCTTGAATGGTGATTTGTTACGTGTAGTTGGTAAAGGAATACAATTAATGGTGTACACAACAGTGAGTGTTGCCTCACCCCAAAAGTGCTCAGGAAGAAAGGCAGAAATGAGAAGGGTGCGGACGACATCAAGAATCTGACGATGTTTTCGTTATGCACgaccattttgttgagaggtGTAAGAACAAGACCACTGAGGAAGTGTACCATGACTGTCTAAAAAGGATAGGAAAGATTTATCATTATATTCTTGGGCATTATCTGATCGAAAGACTTTGACGGTGCGATTAAACTgtgtttcaatcattttatgaaatgtttGGTAAATAGACACAAGTTTAGACCTATGGTGAAGAAGATAAATCCAAGTATATCGaaaaaaatcattcacaaatacaacaaaatatctaGATCCCCCCTCAGTGGGAACAGGTGCAGGACTCCAAATATCAGAATGTATAAGATCAAAAGGTGTAGAAGAAAAAGagttactattattaaaggGCAATTTTGCTTGTTTGCCAAAATGACAGGAAgtacaatcaaatttttgaaactaaacTGAACCTAAATGACCTTGAGAAGCTAACAACTGAAGACGAGATAAGGATGGATGACCAAGACGAGCATGCCATAAATCAGGTGAGGGGGTAGCAGTGGTAGCAGCTACAAAAACAATTTGTGAAGGAATCTTCAAATCATGAACCTCAAACATGCGACCAACCTTATGCCCTGTCCCAAGCACTTGACCCGTCCGAGGATCCTGCACATCCACACCATGATTAGTAAATAGAAGGTCTACGCCTAATTCACAAAGTTGACCAACAGAAAGCAAATTGAGGGATAACTTTGGAATATGAAATGTGTCACTAAGGGATAAACTAGGAGAAGAGATTGTTCCTTTATGGCTAACAGGCATAGGAGTTCCATCAGCAGTGTAAATAGTGATAGGGTGTTCTAAGGGTGCCTTATCTGAAAATTGGGATTCATCAGGAGTCATATGGTTACAACATGCAGTATCAAAAAACCAAGGTTGTTTACCTGAGGTGACAGAAAGGGCAGTGGAAGTTTGGGATAAAACCTGTTGAACTACTGCCTCAATATCAGCCGTAGTAAGTGAGGAAGGCAAAGATGGACCTGTAGGAACCGATGGAACTGAAGGACATACAACAGCTGCTCGAGGAAGAGAAGCTTTATTCTGTTCTTGCACAAATTTCTGTAGTTTGCGACAAATTGAGATGTCATGGCCTTTGGCATGACAAAATTCGCAGCGAGTACCTTTGGAAGACTGAGAGGTGGGACGCCCAAAGTTTATTCGTGGAGGAGTAGTGAACGCAACAACAGGAGGCTGTGGAGATGGTGTAGCCAAGACATGATCAGATGATGATGGCATGTGATAAGTAGGTCGACGATTCTCCTCAAAAATGAGCTCCTTGACTATAGCATCAAGAGAAGGAGTAGGAGACCGGCTCAGCAGAGAAGCCCTAGCAGGCTCAAAATCCTCACGTAAACCCATCATGAAGTGCATAAATTTACAGCGATCCCGATATTTGACAAAGAGCTCAATGTCCTTAGAACACACCAAGGAAGGATCTGCAGCAGAGAGTTGTTCCCACATAGTAGAAGTCTGAGAATAATAATCAGAAATTGACTGACTTGTCTCTTGGTGCATTTGATAAAGCTTTGATTCAATGTGGAACTCCAAGCTTGAATCATTAG from Castanea sativa cultivar Marrone di Chiusa Pesio chromosome 6, ASM4071231v1 includes:
- the LOC142639377 gene encoding uncharacterized protein LOC142639377, which produces MTVFLKGRKLWRYVTGSIPKLVPKPKSKATAAEDASKTAATVDDYEERLEEWESIQSKILSWFINTSIPSIHNLLPRLETAEADWKFLADHYNCTNDSSLEFHIESKLYQMHQETSQSISDYYSQTSTMWEQLSAADPSLVCSKDIELFVKYRDRCKFMHFMMGLREDFEPARASLLSRSPTPSLDAIVKELIFEENRRPTYHMPSSSDHVLATPSPQPPVVAFTTPPRINFGRPTSQSSKGTRCEFCHAKGHDISICRKLQKFVQEQNKASLPRAAVVCPSVPSVPTGPSLPSSLTTADIEAVVQQVLSQTSTALSVTSGKQPWFFDTACCNHMTPDESQFSDKAPLEHPITIYTADGTPMPVSHKGTISSPSLSLSDTFHIPKLSLNLLSVGQLCELGVDLLFTNHGVDVQDPRTGQVLGTGHKVGRMFEVHDLKIPSQIVFVAATTATPSPDLWHARLGHPSLSRLQLLASQGHLGSV